One genomic window of Luteitalea pratensis includes the following:
- a CDS encoding RNA polymerase sigma factor — protein MLVENHRAFLRFLEQRVGDRAVAEDLLQEAFTRNLDRLSEMPDEGLVPWFYRVLRNAAIDRHRRKGVEERALAAFAQELVDVTQPPDDLHREICACVGRLARTLKPQYAQVLQAVDVEDTPVKAFAESAGLTPSNAGVRLFRARVALRRQVAASCGTCAEHGCVDCSCAKH, from the coding sequence GTGCTCGTCGAGAACCACCGGGCCTTCCTGCGGTTCCTAGAGCAGCGGGTTGGCGACCGGGCAGTCGCTGAAGACCTCTTGCAGGAGGCGTTCACGCGCAACCTGGACCGGCTGTCCGAGATGCCGGACGAAGGCCTGGTGCCGTGGTTCTATCGCGTGCTGCGGAATGCCGCGATCGACCGCCATCGTCGCAAGGGCGTCGAGGAGCGGGCCTTGGCCGCGTTCGCGCAGGAACTGGTCGACGTGACCCAGCCTCCTGACGACCTGCACCGCGAAATTTGCGCGTGCGTCGGGCGTCTGGCCAGGACCCTGAAACCGCAGTACGCCCAGGTGCTCCAGGCGGTTGATGTCGAGGACACCCCAGTCAAGGCATTCGCTGAATCGGCGGGTCTGACGCCGTCCAACGCCGGCGTTCGGCTTTTCCGGGCGCGAGTGGCGCTGCGGCGGCAGGTCGCGGCGTCCTGTGGCACGTGCGCTGAGCACGGCTGCGTCGACTGTTCGTGCGCAAAACATTAG
- a CDS encoding TolC family protein — protein MTGGRLRTWAGLVVLCMGGAGLGTAFAQTPLTLEDAIRRAQGDTSDARALASSIEEAHARIQRAQAGYWPRVDLAETIQRGNQPVYVFSSLLSQRRFTAANFAIPELNHPDPITNTRTVVSLEQPVYNAGLTRLGVQAATLERDLATATRDTARQDLGFRAAQAFVRVLQLEANVRAADAAVTAAESDRQRAHARREVGLVTDADVLAVDVQLADMRQRHIAAAGDLDVGRLQLAEAVGLPLTASIVPIRPASRPAPADGDALVQEALTRHPQLLQSSIQLQLAENARRTARAGLLPTVSLQGGWEFNGATLGAQQSSWVFGAEVRVNVFRGFADSARTTEAKHAHARAIAERERVERRIELGVRGALTQFAAARAREEAGRTALRQARESQRIIRDRYEGGLATVTDVLRAAEAALEAESRATNADMDVILQTVALERALGRI, from the coding sequence GTGACGGGTGGGCGCCTTCGCACATGGGCCGGGCTGGTTGTGCTGTGCATGGGAGGCGCGGGGCTGGGTACGGCCTTCGCACAGACCCCCTTGACCCTCGAGGACGCCATCAGGCGCGCCCAGGGCGACACTAGCGATGCCCGGGCGTTGGCGTCGTCGATCGAGGAGGCGCACGCCCGTATCCAGCGGGCGCAGGCAGGGTACTGGCCGCGGGTCGACCTGGCCGAGACGATCCAGCGCGGCAACCAGCCGGTCTACGTCTTCAGTTCGCTGCTTTCGCAGCGGCGGTTCACCGCCGCCAACTTCGCGATTCCCGAACTCAATCATCCTGACCCCATCACGAATACGCGCACGGTGGTTTCACTGGAGCAGCCGGTCTACAACGCTGGCTTGACGCGGCTCGGCGTGCAGGCGGCGACGTTGGAGCGCGACCTGGCCACAGCGACCCGTGATACGGCGCGGCAGGACCTGGGCTTCCGGGCAGCGCAGGCCTTCGTGCGGGTGCTGCAACTCGAGGCGAACGTTCGGGCTGCGGACGCGGCGGTGACAGCGGCGGAGAGCGATCGCCAACGGGCTCATGCTCGCCGCGAGGTCGGCCTCGTCACCGACGCAGATGTCCTGGCCGTCGACGTGCAACTGGCGGACATGCGTCAGCGGCACATTGCCGCGGCCGGGGACCTCGACGTTGGTCGTCTCCAGCTCGCCGAAGCCGTCGGTCTGCCGCTGACCGCCTCGATTGTGCCGATTCGTCCTGCTTCCCGGCCTGCGCCTGCCGACGGCGATGCCCTCGTCCAGGAGGCGCTCACAAGGCACCCGCAGCTCCTGCAGTCCAGCATCCAGCTTCAACTTGCCGAGAACGCGCGGCGCACTGCACGCGCCGGGCTGTTGCCCACGGTAAGCCTCCAAGGTGGCTGGGAGTTCAACGGTGCGACGCTCGGCGCCCAGCAATCGAGCTGGGTGTTTGGCGCGGAGGTGCGCGTGAACGTCTTCCGCGGGTTCGCCGACTCGGCGCGCACGACCGAAGCAAAACATGCGCACGCGCGCGCGATTGCCGAGCGCGAACGCGTGGAGCGACGAATCGAACTGGGCGTGCGCGGGGCGCTCACCCAATTCGCTGCCGCACGCGCCCGAGAAGAGGCCGGACGCACAGCGCTGAGGCAGGCTCGCGAGTCGCAGCGCATCATCCGCGATCGATATGAGGGCGGGCTGGCCACCGTGACCGACGTGCTGCGAGCCGCCGAGGCGGCGCTGGAGGCAGAGTCGCGGGCCACCAACGCCGACATGGACGTGATTCTGCAGACCGTGGCGCTCGAGCGTGCTCTCGGGAGGATCTAG
- a CDS encoding efflux RND transporter periplasmic adaptor subunit — MPVTVTPVAAIATAERLEAGGVVAAPQSAAISSRLVATIAAIHVNAGDRVRTGAGLITLDARDITAHTGQAQASAVAADKALTHARAERSAAEAEHRVAAAWQKRIAMLHARNSATDQERDEADARLSVAAARLAGTEAGIEGADAQLASARAAVGVATATESFTTVRAPFDGLVTERLTDPGNLAAPGVPLLRLESDGARQVVVRVDEARAAYVHPGDQVTVVIDAAAAHAAEAYGLEAVVTEVARAVGADQRAFTVKVSLPPTVTARTGSFARVVFRGAPRQALLVPAHAIQRHGQVLSVYVVHDGVARLRLIRVGPSSSEGVEVLAGLEAGESIVVSPLARLVDGAAVTVGKLPTRPGGAS; from the coding sequence ATGCCGGTCACCGTCACTCCTGTGGCGGCGATCGCCACGGCCGAGCGGCTCGAAGCCGGTGGCGTTGTGGCCGCACCGCAATCCGCAGCAATCTCGAGTCGACTCGTCGCGACGATTGCCGCCATCCACGTCAATGCCGGAGACCGGGTTCGCACCGGTGCCGGATTGATCACGCTGGATGCCCGGGATATCACGGCACACACGGGGCAGGCGCAGGCCAGCGCCGTCGCCGCCGACAAGGCACTGACGCACGCGCGAGCGGAGCGGAGTGCGGCCGAGGCCGAACATCGCGTCGCCGCGGCATGGCAGAAGCGCATCGCGATGCTGCATGCGCGCAATTCGGCCACCGATCAAGAACGTGACGAAGCGGATGCCCGTCTCTCGGTGGCAGCGGCGCGCCTCGCGGGGACCGAGGCGGGCATCGAAGGCGCCGATGCGCAGCTCGCATCGGCACGGGCCGCGGTCGGCGTCGCCACGGCAACCGAATCCTTCACGACCGTGCGGGCCCCGTTCGACGGTCTGGTGACCGAGCGCCTCACCGATCCAGGCAACCTGGCCGCGCCCGGCGTCCCACTTCTCAGACTCGAGTCCGACGGGGCGCGGCAGGTCGTCGTCCGCGTCGATGAGGCCCGCGCGGCGTACGTCCACCCTGGTGACCAGGTGACCGTCGTGATCGATGCAGCCGCCGCACATGCCGCGGAGGCATACGGACTCGAAGCTGTCGTCACCGAGGTGGCGCGTGCCGTTGGTGCGGACCAGCGGGCCTTTACCGTCAAGGTCAGCCTTCCGCCAACGGTAACGGCTCGGACAGGCAGCTTTGCCCGCGTCGTGTTCCGCGGCGCGCCCCGGCAGGCCCTGCTCGTTCCGGCACACGCGATTCAGCGGCACGGCCAGGTGTTGTCGGTCTATGTGGTGCACGATGGCGTGGCCAGGCTGCGCCTCATCCGCGTCGGCCCTTCATCGTCGGAAGGCGTCGAAGTGCTCGCCGGCCTCGAAGCCGGTGAATCGATCGTCGTCTCGCCGCTGGCGCGCCTGGTCGACGGAGCCGCCGTCACGGTCGGGAAGCTGCCGACTCGGCCAGGGGGTGCGTCATGA
- a CDS encoding sigma-70 family RNA polymerase sigma factor, with protein MGADIPTSSAAGSPTDDALLSAARQGDSAALETLLVRYQPHLYRFGLTMCGNVEDAGDVAQESLISMARSVHDFRGDSSVSTWLYTMARRFCIKKRRRSKFAPTREESLDAPATDVAQHLADPGPTPEQTATNRELATALAQAIATLDPSQREVLVLRDVEGVSAPEVAKILGVSVAAVKSRLHRARLTVRGELAPALGRPSIASPRGVLCPDVLTLFSQHLEGEIEPGVCAAMEAHLVQCHHCREACETLKRTLAICRQLPTPNVPASLVASVKTAIHAFLNQR; from the coding sequence ATGGGTGCGGATATTCCGACGAGCTCTGCGGCCGGATCGCCGACCGATGACGCACTGTTGTCGGCCGCGCGCCAGGGCGACAGCGCGGCGCTCGAGACGTTGCTCGTGCGATACCAACCGCACCTGTACCGGTTTGGCCTGACGATGTGCGGCAATGTAGAAGATGCCGGCGATGTCGCACAGGAGAGCCTCATCTCGATGGCTCGCTCCGTCCATGACTTCCGTGGCGACTCCTCGGTCTCCACCTGGCTGTACACGATGGCGCGCCGGTTCTGCATCAAGAAGCGGCGCCGCAGCAAGTTCGCGCCTACGCGAGAAGAGTCGCTGGACGCCCCGGCAACCGACGTTGCCCAACACCTCGCCGATCCGGGGCCGACGCCGGAGCAAACAGCAACCAACCGGGAACTTGCGACCGCTCTCGCGCAAGCCATCGCCACACTGGATCCCTCTCAGCGCGAAGTGTTGGTGCTGCGAGACGTCGAAGGGGTATCGGCGCCAGAAGTGGCCAAGATCCTGGGCGTCAGTGTCGCGGCCGTCAAGAGCCGACTGCATCGGGCGAGGCTCACCGTCCGTGGGGAGCTTGCGCCGGCGCTGGGGCGGCCATCCATCGCATCACCACGCGGAGTGCTGTGTCCTGATGTCCTGACCCTCTTTTCACAACATCTCGAAGGCGAGATCGAGCCGGGCGTGTGCGCGGCGATGGAGGCCCATCTCGTGCAATGCCATCACTGCCGCGAGGCCTGCGAGACGCTGAAGCGCACGCTGGCGATCTGCCGTCAGTTGCCGACGCCGAACGTGCCGGCATCCCTGGTCGCGTCCGTCAAGACCGCCATTCATGCGTTCCTCAACCAGCGCTGA